From the Candidatus Bathyarchaeota archaeon A05DMB-5 genome, the window GCGCAGCAGCCATTAAATAACATTGTGCGCACGACGATTCAAGCTTTAGCTGCTGTTTTAGGCGGAACCCAATCGTTACATACTAACTCGTTTGACGAAGCCTTGTGCCTACCAACTGAAGAGTCTGTTAGAGTGGCTTTGAGAACACAGCAGATAATCGCCTACGAAAGCGGAGTAGCTAACACAGTTGACCCGCTTGGCGGCTCATATTACGTTGAAGAATTAACGAACGAGATGGAACAGAAAGCCATGGAATACATCCAAAAAATTGACGATATGGGCGGAGCAATTGCAGCCATAGAGAAGGGCTTTTTCCAGAAAGAGATCGCAGACAGCGCTTACAAATATCAGCGGGAAGTAGACGAAAAAAAACGGATAATCGTCGGCTGCAACGAATACACAATTGAAGAGGAAAAATGTCCAATAGAACTTTTACGTGTCGACCCCAAAGTTGAAAGAGAACAAGTCGCCAGACTGCAAAAACTAAAAAGGGAACGTGACAACAGAAAAGTGAAAGAAACTCTTGAAAAACTGCATTACGCAGCAGAAAAGGATGAAAACCTCATGCCAACAATAATAGAAGCAGTAAAAGCCTACGCGACACTGGGCGAAATTACCGATGTGCTGCGAAAAGTTTACGGAGAATATAAGGAGTTAATCATAATTTAAAGAGGCGAAAAAACATGCAGAGTAAAAAGAAAATTAGAGTGTTAATTGCGAAGCCAGGACTTGACAGCCATGATAGAGGCGCTAAAGTCGTAGCCCGCGCTTTGCGAGACGCTGGAATGGAAGTAATCTACACGGGTTTGAGGCAGACTCCAGAGCAGATTGTTGAGACTGCACTGCAAGAGGATGTGGACGTTATTGGATTGAGCATTCTGTCTGGAGCGCATAAGGCTCTCTTTCCACGAATAATGGAGTTGCTCTCTCAGAAGGGCTTGACTGACGTGATGGTTTTCGCAGGTGGAATAATTCCAGAAGAAGACATTGCAGAACTGAAAAAAATTGGGATAAAAGAAATTTTTGGACCCGGAACGCCAACAGAAACCATAATCAAGTATGTATTAGAGAACGTTCCAAAAAGAGCGTAAAATCAGCAGAAAGTGCATGGGCTTTGTTAACAATTGAAGAGATAGTCAAGGGTGTTCTAGCCGGAAACCGCAGAAGCATAGCAAGAGCCATAACTATGGCTGAAGACAACACACCAGAAGCTCAAAAGCTAATAGCTGCAATTTATCCGCACACTGGAAAAGCTCACATAATAGGGTTAACTGGTCCTGGCGGTTCCGGAAAAAGCACGCTTATCGAGAAAATGGTGCGGGAATATAGGCGCGAGGGCAAAACAGTGGGCGTTGTAGCCGTGGACCCGTCGAGTCCCTTCACAGGAGGCGCGTTTCTCGGCGACAGAATTCGTATGCAAGAGTTGAGCACGGATGAGGGCGTTTTTATACGGAGTATGGCAACACGCAATTATGCTGGTGGAATAGCCAAAGCCACTAAGGATGCAGTTAAAATCTTGGACGCCGCAGGCAAAGACATTGTTTTAGTTGAGACTGTTGGGGCGGGGCAGTCAGAAGTTGAAATAATCAAAGTGGCACAATCGATTGTGGTTATTCATGCGCCGGGTCTTGGAGACGACATACAAGCCATAAAAGCAGGACTGATGGAAATAGCGGATATCTTCGTAGTAAACAAGGCAGATAGAGAAAACGCAGACAAAGCCGTGATGGATATTCAGGCGATGTTACAACTAAACAATAAGGAAACCGCATGGAAACCGCCCATCCTGAAAACGACGGCCTTAACAGGTGAAGGTGTCTC encodes:
- a CDS encoding cobalamin B12-binding domain-containing protein, with product MQSKKKIRVLIAKPGLDSHDRGAKVVARALRDAGMEVIYTGLRQTPEQIVETALQEDVDVIGLSILSGAHKALFPRIMELLSQKGLTDVMVFAGGIIPEEDIAELKKIGIKEIFGPGTPTETIIKYVLENVPKRA
- the meaB gene encoding methylmalonyl Co-A mutase-associated GTPase MeaB yields the protein MEEIVKGVLAGNRRSIARAITMAEDNTPEAQKLIAAIYPHTGKAHIIGLTGPGGSGKSTLIEKMVREYRREGKTVGVVAVDPSSPFTGGAFLGDRIRMQELSTDEGVFIRSMATRNYAGGIAKATKDAVKILDAAGKDIVLVETVGAGQSEVEIIKVAQSIVVIHAPGLGDDIQAIKAGLMEIADIFVVNKADRENADKAVMDIQAMLQLNNKETAWKPPILKTTALTGEGVSQLVKKLEEHRHFLEKEAERKKSLLRAEAELVEAVKEKIVNVVIDELKKEGKFEELLQKILDKKIDPSSAAEKLLSEKLKKAAHNA